In Sorghum bicolor cultivar BTx623 chromosome 10, Sorghum_bicolor_NCBIv3, whole genome shotgun sequence, one genomic interval encodes:
- the LOC8058419 gene encoding G-type lectin S-receptor-like serine/threonine-protein kinase B120 isoform X2 — MASQLAVLIIFLFFLVCSCESLDDRLTSLRPLYPGDKLISDDGGMFALGFFNLTTNSTPSLYLGIWYNNIPERTYVWVANRDSPITTPSAKLALTNDTSDLVLSDSEGRTVWATDNNVAGSSSGVLRSTGSFELELQLPNGTGGVVWKSLDHPTDTILPTFRLWTNYKSHTAMRVVAWKGPRDPSAGDFSLSGDPTGWGLQIIIWRGQSRRRSWRSGVWNGAGASAITRFIYSQIVDDGEVIYAAYNAAGGPTTHWKLDYTGNVRLRVWNVESSSWTVLFDGPGNGGCLHYGACGPFGYCDATGREGGVQECRCLDGFEPEDGFFRDFSRGCRRKQALAACGGAGAGGDGRSHYFLTLPGMKVPDKFLYVRNRSFEECAAECDRNCSCTAYAYANLSSIVTMSASSDMSRCLLWTGELLDTGKDGDLGENLYLRLAAGSPGNNKKKIGMVMEIVLPTMACLLMLTSCICLATICKSRGTRRNKEAHERSVHDFWDQNLELSCISFEDLTAATNSFHEANMLGKGGFGKVYKGILKDGKEVAVKRLSNGSEQGKEQLRNEVVLIASLQHKNLVRLLGCCLHEDEKLLIYEYLPNKSLDKFLFDPAMKSMLDWPKRFNIIKGIARGILYLHQDSRMMIIHRDLKASNILLDAEMEPKISDFGIARIFGSSEQQASTRRVFGTYGYMSPEYTTQGIFSVKSDTYSFGILLLEIVSGLKVSAAPHLLMDHPSLIAYAWNLWKDGMARNFVDTMVLESCSLDEALQCIHIGLLCVQDSPNDRPLMSLVVSMLNNEAMSRPMPRQPLFFAQRYYEALSTRGDSEHSANNVSLSMLQGR; from the exons ATGGCATCCCAACTTGCTGTATTGATCATCTTCCTGTTCTTCTTAGTTTGTTCTTGCGAATCCCTCGACGATCGCCTAACCTCACTAAGACCACTCTACCCCGGCGATAAGCTCATCTCCGACGACGGTGGCATGTTTGCTCTCGGCTTCTTCAACCTCACCACCAACTCAACCCCAAGCCTGTACCTCGGCATATGGTACAACAACATTCCCGAGCGCACCTACGTCTGGGTCGCCAACCGCGACAGCCCAATCACCACGCCTTCAGCGAAGCTAGCTCTCACCAACGACACTTCCGACCTGGTGCTGTCCGACTCCGAAGGCCGCACGGTTTGGGCGACGGACAACAATGTCGCCGGCAGCAGCTCCGGCGTGCTCCGGAGCACGGGGAGCTTCGAGCTCGAGCTGCAGCTGCCCAATGGCACAGGCGGCGTAGTATGGAAGAGCCTCGATCACCCCACGGACACCATCCTCCCGACCTTCAGGCTGTGGACCAACTACAAGTCCCACACCGCCATGCGCGTCGTCGCCTGGAAGGGCCCTCGGGACCCTTCCGCCGGCGACTTCTCCCTCAGCGGCGACCCCACCGGCTGGGGCCTCCAGATCATCATCTGGCGGGGCCAGAGTCGTCGTCGTTCATGGCGCAGCGGCGTGTGGAACGGCGCGGGGGCCTCCGCCATCACCAGGTTCATATACTCCCAGATCGTCGACGACGGGGAGGTGATCTACGCGGCGTACAACGCTGCCGGCGGCCCGACGACGCACTGGAAGCTGGACTACACGGGGAACGTGAGGCTCCGCGTCTGGAACGTCGAGTCATCGTCGTGGACCGTCCTTTTCGACGGACCCGGCAATGgcggctgcctccactacggcGCGTGCGGGCCGTTCGGATACTGCGACGCCACGGGGCGCGAGGGCGGCGTCCAGGAGTGCAGGTGCCTCGACGGGTTCGAGCCGGAAGACGGCTTCTTCCGTGACTTCTCCAGAGGATGCCGGAGGAAGCAAGCGCTGGCGGcgtgcggcggcgccggcgccggcggtgaTGGGAGGAGCCATTATTTCCTGACCTTGCCTGGGATGAAGGTGCCTGACAAGTTCCTGTACGTCAGGAACAGAAGCTTTGAGGAGTGTGCTGCCGAGTGCGACCGCAACTGCTCGTGCACCGCGTACGCGTATGCCAACTTGAGCAGCATCGTCACCATGAGTGCTAGCAGTGACATGTCAAGGTGCTTGCTTTGGACGGGGGAGCTTCTCGACACCGGAAAGGACGGTGATTTGGGTGAAAACTTGTACCTTCGGCTCGCCGCCGGCTCTCCCG GAAACAACAAGAAGAAGATCGGCATGGTCATGGAGATTGTGCTCCCAACGATGGCATGTCTGCTAATGCTCACATCATGTATATGTCTTGCCACTATATGCAAGTCAAGAG GCACGCGACGGAACAAGGAAGCACATGAGAGGAGCGTTCACGATTTCTGGGATCAAAATCTGGAACTTTCATGTATTAGCTTTGAGGACCTCACAGCTGCAACGAATAGTTTCCATGAAGCCAACATGCTTGGAAAAGGTGGCTTTGGGAAAGTATATAAG GGGATACTGAAAGATGGCAAGGAAGTTGCTGTTAAAAGGCTCAGCAACGGTTCTGAGCAAGGGAAAGAGCAGCTTAGAAATGAAGTAGTTCTGATCGCAAGTTTGCAGCACAAGAACCTAGTCAGACTTCTTGGTTGTTGTCTCCATGAAGATGAGAAGTTGCTCATATACGAATACTTGCCCAACAAAAGCTTAGACAAATTCctctttg ATCCTGCAATGAAGTCTATGCTTGATTGGCCAAAAAGGTTCAACATAATCAAAGGAATAGCTAGAGGAATTCTTTACCTCCACCAAGATTCAAGAATGATGATCATTCACAGAGATCTCAAAGCGAGCAACATATTGCTGGATGCAGAGATGGAACCGAAAATCTCAGACTTCGGTATTGCAAGGATCTTTGGAAGCAGCGAGCAGCAAGCAAGTACTAGACGAGTTTTTGGGACATA CGGTTACATGTCGCCTGAATATACAACGCAAGGCATTTTTTCAGTCAAGTCCGACACCTATAGTTTTGGCATTTTACTACTGGAGATAGTCAGTGGACTAAAGGTCAGTGCCGCTCCTCATCTACTAATGGATCATCCAAGCCTTATTGCTTAT GCATGGAACTTATGGAAAGATGGAATGGCAAGGAATTTCGTAGACACAATGGTTCTGGAGAGCTGCTCGCTCGACGAAGCCTTGCAATGCATACATATTGGACTACTGTGTGTTCAAGACAGCCCAAATGACAGGCCACTGATGTCATTAGTTGTGTCCATGCTGAATAATGAGGCCATGTCACGCCCGATGCCCAGGCAGCCATTGTTTTTCGCGCAGAGGTATTATGAAGCCCTATCAACAAGAGGAGACTCGGAACACTCTGCTAATAACGTGAGCCTATCGATGCTACAAGGCCGATAA
- the LOC8058419 gene encoding G-type lectin S-receptor-like serine/threonine-protein kinase B120 isoform X1 yields the protein MASQLAVLIIFLFFLVCSCESLDDRLTSLRPLYPGDKLISDDGGMFALGFFNLTTNSTPSLYLGIWYNNIPERTYVWVANRDSPITTPSAKLALTNDTSDLVLSDSEGRTVWATDNNVAGSSSGVLRSTGSFELELQLPNGTGGVVWKSLDHPTDTILPTFRLWTNYKSHTAMRVVAWKGPRDPSAGDFSLSGDPTGWGLQIIIWRGQSRRRSWRSGVWNGAGASAITRFIYSQIVDDGEVIYAAYNAAGGPTTHWKLDYTGNVRLRVWNVESSSWTVLFDGPGNGGCLHYGACGPFGYCDATGREGGVQECRCLDGFEPEDGFFRDFSRGCRRKQALAACGGAGAGGDGRSHYFLTLPGMKVPDKFLYVRNRSFEECAAECDRNCSCTAYAYANLSSIVTMSASSDMSRCLLWTGELLDTGKDGDLGENLYLRLAAGSPGNNKKKIGMVMEIVLPTMACLLMLTSCICLATICKSRGTRRNKEAHERSVHDFWDQNLELSCISFEDLTAATNSFHEANMLGKGGFGKVYKGILKDGKEVAVKRLSNGSEQGKEQLRNEVVLIASLQHKNLVRLLGCCLHEDEKLLIYEYLPNKSLDKFLFDPAMKSMLDWPKRFNIIKGIARGILYLHQDSRMMIIHRDLKASNILLDAEMEPKISDFGIARIFGSSEQQASTRRVFGTYGYMSPEYTTQGIFSVKSDTYSFGILLLEIVSGLKVSAAPHLLMDHPSLIAYKCVLVFQAWNLWKDGMARNFVDTMVLESCSLDEALQCIHIGLLCVQDSPNDRPLMSLVVSMLNNEAMSRPMPRQPLFFAQRYYEALSTRGDSEHSANNVSLSMLQGR from the exons ATGGCATCCCAACTTGCTGTATTGATCATCTTCCTGTTCTTCTTAGTTTGTTCTTGCGAATCCCTCGACGATCGCCTAACCTCACTAAGACCACTCTACCCCGGCGATAAGCTCATCTCCGACGACGGTGGCATGTTTGCTCTCGGCTTCTTCAACCTCACCACCAACTCAACCCCAAGCCTGTACCTCGGCATATGGTACAACAACATTCCCGAGCGCACCTACGTCTGGGTCGCCAACCGCGACAGCCCAATCACCACGCCTTCAGCGAAGCTAGCTCTCACCAACGACACTTCCGACCTGGTGCTGTCCGACTCCGAAGGCCGCACGGTTTGGGCGACGGACAACAATGTCGCCGGCAGCAGCTCCGGCGTGCTCCGGAGCACGGGGAGCTTCGAGCTCGAGCTGCAGCTGCCCAATGGCACAGGCGGCGTAGTATGGAAGAGCCTCGATCACCCCACGGACACCATCCTCCCGACCTTCAGGCTGTGGACCAACTACAAGTCCCACACCGCCATGCGCGTCGTCGCCTGGAAGGGCCCTCGGGACCCTTCCGCCGGCGACTTCTCCCTCAGCGGCGACCCCACCGGCTGGGGCCTCCAGATCATCATCTGGCGGGGCCAGAGTCGTCGTCGTTCATGGCGCAGCGGCGTGTGGAACGGCGCGGGGGCCTCCGCCATCACCAGGTTCATATACTCCCAGATCGTCGACGACGGGGAGGTGATCTACGCGGCGTACAACGCTGCCGGCGGCCCGACGACGCACTGGAAGCTGGACTACACGGGGAACGTGAGGCTCCGCGTCTGGAACGTCGAGTCATCGTCGTGGACCGTCCTTTTCGACGGACCCGGCAATGgcggctgcctccactacggcGCGTGCGGGCCGTTCGGATACTGCGACGCCACGGGGCGCGAGGGCGGCGTCCAGGAGTGCAGGTGCCTCGACGGGTTCGAGCCGGAAGACGGCTTCTTCCGTGACTTCTCCAGAGGATGCCGGAGGAAGCAAGCGCTGGCGGcgtgcggcggcgccggcgccggcggtgaTGGGAGGAGCCATTATTTCCTGACCTTGCCTGGGATGAAGGTGCCTGACAAGTTCCTGTACGTCAGGAACAGAAGCTTTGAGGAGTGTGCTGCCGAGTGCGACCGCAACTGCTCGTGCACCGCGTACGCGTATGCCAACTTGAGCAGCATCGTCACCATGAGTGCTAGCAGTGACATGTCAAGGTGCTTGCTTTGGACGGGGGAGCTTCTCGACACCGGAAAGGACGGTGATTTGGGTGAAAACTTGTACCTTCGGCTCGCCGCCGGCTCTCCCG GAAACAACAAGAAGAAGATCGGCATGGTCATGGAGATTGTGCTCCCAACGATGGCATGTCTGCTAATGCTCACATCATGTATATGTCTTGCCACTATATGCAAGTCAAGAG GCACGCGACGGAACAAGGAAGCACATGAGAGGAGCGTTCACGATTTCTGGGATCAAAATCTGGAACTTTCATGTATTAGCTTTGAGGACCTCACAGCTGCAACGAATAGTTTCCATGAAGCCAACATGCTTGGAAAAGGTGGCTTTGGGAAAGTATATAAG GGGATACTGAAAGATGGCAAGGAAGTTGCTGTTAAAAGGCTCAGCAACGGTTCTGAGCAAGGGAAAGAGCAGCTTAGAAATGAAGTAGTTCTGATCGCAAGTTTGCAGCACAAGAACCTAGTCAGACTTCTTGGTTGTTGTCTCCATGAAGATGAGAAGTTGCTCATATACGAATACTTGCCCAACAAAAGCTTAGACAAATTCctctttg ATCCTGCAATGAAGTCTATGCTTGATTGGCCAAAAAGGTTCAACATAATCAAAGGAATAGCTAGAGGAATTCTTTACCTCCACCAAGATTCAAGAATGATGATCATTCACAGAGATCTCAAAGCGAGCAACATATTGCTGGATGCAGAGATGGAACCGAAAATCTCAGACTTCGGTATTGCAAGGATCTTTGGAAGCAGCGAGCAGCAAGCAAGTACTAGACGAGTTTTTGGGACATA CGGTTACATGTCGCCTGAATATACAACGCAAGGCATTTTTTCAGTCAAGTCCGACACCTATAGTTTTGGCATTTTACTACTGGAGATAGTCAGTGGACTAAAGGTCAGTGCCGCTCCTCATCTACTAATGGATCATCCAAGCCTTATTGCTTAT AAATGTGTCCTCGTGTTTCAGGCATGGAACTTATGGAAAGATGGAATGGCAAGGAATTTCGTAGACACAATGGTTCTGGAGAGCTGCTCGCTCGACGAAGCCTTGCAATGCATACATATTGGACTACTGTGTGTTCAAGACAGCCCAAATGACAGGCCACTGATGTCATTAGTTGTGTCCATGCTGAATAATGAGGCCATGTCACGCCCGATGCCCAGGCAGCCATTGTTTTTCGCGCAGAGGTATTATGAAGCCCTATCAACAAGAGGAGACTCGGAACACTCTGCTAATAACGTGAGCCTATCGATGCTACAAGGCCGATAA
- the LOC8058419 gene encoding G-type lectin S-receptor-like serine/threonine-protein kinase B120 isoform X3, translating to MASQLAVLIIFLFFLVCSCESLDDRLTSLRPLYPGDKLISDDGGMFALGFFNLTTNSTPSLYLGIWYNNIPERTYVWVANRDSPITTPSAKLALTNDTSDLVLSDSEGRTVWATDNNVAGSSSGVLRSTGSFELELQLPNGTGGVVWKSLDHPTDTILPTFRLWTNYKSHTAMRVVAWKGPRDPSAGDFSLSGDPTGWGLQIIIWRGQSRRRSWRSGVWNGAGASAITRFIYSQIVDDGEVIYAAYNAAGGPTTHWKLDYTGNVRLRVWNVESSSWTVLFDGPGNGGCLHYGACGPFGYCDATGREGGVQECRCLDGFEPEDGFFRDFSRGCRRKQALAACGGAGAGGDGRSHYFLTLPGMKVPDKFLYVRNRSFEECAAECDRNCSCTAYAYANLSSIVTMSASSDMSRCLLWTGELLDTGKDGDLGENLYLRLAAGSPGNNKKKIGMVMEIVLPTMACLLMLTSCICLATICKSRGTRRNKEAHERSVHDFWDQNLELSCISFEDLTAATNSFHEANMLGKGGFGKVYKGILKDGKEVAVKRLSNGSEQGKEQLRNEVVLIASLQHKNLVRLLGCCLHEDEKLLIYEYLPNKSLDKFLFDPAMKSMLDWPKRFNIIKGIARGILYLHQDSRMMIIHRDLKASNILLDAEMEPKISDFGIARIFGSSEQQASTRRVFGTYGYMSPEYTTQGIFSVKSDTYSFGILLLEIVSGLKAWNLWKDGMARNFVDTMVLESCSLDEALQCIHIGLLCVQDSPNDRPLMSLVVSMLNNEAMSRPMPRQPLFFAQRYYEALSTRGDSEHSANNVSLSMLQGR from the exons ATGGCATCCCAACTTGCTGTATTGATCATCTTCCTGTTCTTCTTAGTTTGTTCTTGCGAATCCCTCGACGATCGCCTAACCTCACTAAGACCACTCTACCCCGGCGATAAGCTCATCTCCGACGACGGTGGCATGTTTGCTCTCGGCTTCTTCAACCTCACCACCAACTCAACCCCAAGCCTGTACCTCGGCATATGGTACAACAACATTCCCGAGCGCACCTACGTCTGGGTCGCCAACCGCGACAGCCCAATCACCACGCCTTCAGCGAAGCTAGCTCTCACCAACGACACTTCCGACCTGGTGCTGTCCGACTCCGAAGGCCGCACGGTTTGGGCGACGGACAACAATGTCGCCGGCAGCAGCTCCGGCGTGCTCCGGAGCACGGGGAGCTTCGAGCTCGAGCTGCAGCTGCCCAATGGCACAGGCGGCGTAGTATGGAAGAGCCTCGATCACCCCACGGACACCATCCTCCCGACCTTCAGGCTGTGGACCAACTACAAGTCCCACACCGCCATGCGCGTCGTCGCCTGGAAGGGCCCTCGGGACCCTTCCGCCGGCGACTTCTCCCTCAGCGGCGACCCCACCGGCTGGGGCCTCCAGATCATCATCTGGCGGGGCCAGAGTCGTCGTCGTTCATGGCGCAGCGGCGTGTGGAACGGCGCGGGGGCCTCCGCCATCACCAGGTTCATATACTCCCAGATCGTCGACGACGGGGAGGTGATCTACGCGGCGTACAACGCTGCCGGCGGCCCGACGACGCACTGGAAGCTGGACTACACGGGGAACGTGAGGCTCCGCGTCTGGAACGTCGAGTCATCGTCGTGGACCGTCCTTTTCGACGGACCCGGCAATGgcggctgcctccactacggcGCGTGCGGGCCGTTCGGATACTGCGACGCCACGGGGCGCGAGGGCGGCGTCCAGGAGTGCAGGTGCCTCGACGGGTTCGAGCCGGAAGACGGCTTCTTCCGTGACTTCTCCAGAGGATGCCGGAGGAAGCAAGCGCTGGCGGcgtgcggcggcgccggcgccggcggtgaTGGGAGGAGCCATTATTTCCTGACCTTGCCTGGGATGAAGGTGCCTGACAAGTTCCTGTACGTCAGGAACAGAAGCTTTGAGGAGTGTGCTGCCGAGTGCGACCGCAACTGCTCGTGCACCGCGTACGCGTATGCCAACTTGAGCAGCATCGTCACCATGAGTGCTAGCAGTGACATGTCAAGGTGCTTGCTTTGGACGGGGGAGCTTCTCGACACCGGAAAGGACGGTGATTTGGGTGAAAACTTGTACCTTCGGCTCGCCGCCGGCTCTCCCG GAAACAACAAGAAGAAGATCGGCATGGTCATGGAGATTGTGCTCCCAACGATGGCATGTCTGCTAATGCTCACATCATGTATATGTCTTGCCACTATATGCAAGTCAAGAG GCACGCGACGGAACAAGGAAGCACATGAGAGGAGCGTTCACGATTTCTGGGATCAAAATCTGGAACTTTCATGTATTAGCTTTGAGGACCTCACAGCTGCAACGAATAGTTTCCATGAAGCCAACATGCTTGGAAAAGGTGGCTTTGGGAAAGTATATAAG GGGATACTGAAAGATGGCAAGGAAGTTGCTGTTAAAAGGCTCAGCAACGGTTCTGAGCAAGGGAAAGAGCAGCTTAGAAATGAAGTAGTTCTGATCGCAAGTTTGCAGCACAAGAACCTAGTCAGACTTCTTGGTTGTTGTCTCCATGAAGATGAGAAGTTGCTCATATACGAATACTTGCCCAACAAAAGCTTAGACAAATTCctctttg ATCCTGCAATGAAGTCTATGCTTGATTGGCCAAAAAGGTTCAACATAATCAAAGGAATAGCTAGAGGAATTCTTTACCTCCACCAAGATTCAAGAATGATGATCATTCACAGAGATCTCAAAGCGAGCAACATATTGCTGGATGCAGAGATGGAACCGAAAATCTCAGACTTCGGTATTGCAAGGATCTTTGGAAGCAGCGAGCAGCAAGCAAGTACTAGACGAGTTTTTGGGACATA CGGTTACATGTCGCCTGAATATACAACGCAAGGCATTTTTTCAGTCAAGTCCGACACCTATAGTTTTGGCATTTTACTACTGGAGATAGTCAGTGGACTAAAG GCATGGAACTTATGGAAAGATGGAATGGCAAGGAATTTCGTAGACACAATGGTTCTGGAGAGCTGCTCGCTCGACGAAGCCTTGCAATGCATACATATTGGACTACTGTGTGTTCAAGACAGCCCAAATGACAGGCCACTGATGTCATTAGTTGTGTCCATGCTGAATAATGAGGCCATGTCACGCCCGATGCCCAGGCAGCCATTGTTTTTCGCGCAGAGGTATTATGAAGCCCTATCAACAAGAGGAGACTCGGAACACTCTGCTAATAACGTGAGCCTATCGATGCTACAAGGCCGATAA